In a single window of the Flavivirga spongiicola genome:
- the mnmA gene encoding tRNA 2-thiouridine(34) synthase MnmA codes for MKRVIIGLSGGVDSSVAAYLLKEQGYEVIGLFMKNWHDDSVTISNECPWLDDSNDAMLVAEKLGIPFQTVDLSEQYKERIVDYMFHEYEKGRTPNPDVLCNREIKFDVFMKIALDLGADYVATGHYCRKGALQKGDKEIYQLLAGVDANKDQSYFLCQLSQDQLAKSLFPIGELTKPEVREIATKLDLVTAEKKDSQGLCFIGKVKLPDFLQQQLKPKEGVIVEIPKEQDVFGHVETQFNSEEEKLKYLSRKIDYKIDYGKIVGKHQGAHYFTKGQRKGLAVGGTLEPLFVIDTDVDKNVIYTGQGKEHPGLFKKALFVTNQELHWIREDLKLGLNETMEVMARIRYRQSLQKAVLYKVESGLYVEFEAFQSAITEGQFVAWYLEDELIGSGVIS; via the coding sequence ATGAAAAGAGTCATTATTGGACTTTCTGGAGGTGTAGATTCCAGTGTTGCTGCTTATTTATTAAAAGAGCAGGGGTACGAGGTTATTGGCTTGTTTATGAAAAACTGGCATGATGATTCTGTGACTATATCTAACGAATGCCCTTGGTTAGATGATAGTAATGATGCCATGTTAGTTGCCGAAAAATTAGGAATACCATTTCAAACGGTAGATTTAAGTGAGCAGTATAAAGAACGTATAGTTGATTATATGTTTCATGAATATGAAAAAGGTAGAACACCAAACCCAGATGTACTTTGTAATAGAGAGATTAAGTTTGATGTTTTTATGAAAATTGCTCTAGATCTTGGAGCAGATTATGTCGCTACGGGTCATTATTGTAGAAAAGGAGCACTTCAAAAAGGAGACAAAGAAATATATCAATTACTTGCTGGAGTTGATGCTAATAAAGATCAGTCTTATTTTTTATGTCAGTTATCTCAGGATCAACTAGCGAAGTCCTTATTTCCAATTGGAGAGTTAACAAAACCAGAAGTACGGGAAATAGCGACTAAATTGGATCTGGTAACTGCCGAAAAGAAAGATTCTCAAGGCTTATGCTTTATAGGGAAAGTAAAATTACCAGATTTCCTTCAGCAACAGCTAAAACCAAAAGAAGGTGTTATTGTAGAAATACCCAAAGAGCAAGATGTTTTTGGTCATGTTGAGACTCAATTTAATTCAGAAGAAGAGAAATTAAAATATTTATCTCGTAAGATCGATTATAAGATTGACTATGGAAAAATAGTGGGCAAACATCAAGGTGCTCATTATTTCACCAAAGGGCAGCGTAAAGGATTGGCTGTAGGTGGTACTTTAGAACCGTTATTCGTAATTGACACCGATGTAGATAAGAATGTTATTTATACTGGACAAGGAAAAGAGCACCCTGGTTTATTCAAAAAGGCATTGTTTGTAACTAATCAAGAACTACATTGGATTCGTGAAGATTTAAAACTTGGTTTAAATGAAACTATGGAAGTTATGGCTAGGATTCGTTATAGACAATCATTACAAAAAGCTGTGTTATATAAAGTAGAAAGTGGCTTATATGTTGAATTTGAAGCATTTCAATCTGCAATCACCGAAGGGCAATTTGTAGCATGGTATTTAGAAGATGAACTTATAGGTTCTGGAGTTATTTCCTAA
- a CDS encoding NAD(P)H-dependent flavin oxidoreductase, with protein MNNRITELFDIKYPIVQAGMIWNSGWRLASAASNSGILGLIGAGSMYPDVLREHIQKCKKATDKPFGVNVPMLYPNIEEIMDIIVEEGVKIVFTSAGNPKTWTHWLKERGITVVHVVSSVKFALKAQEAGVDAVVAEGFEAGGHNGRDETTTLTLIPMVKEQVRIPVIAAGGIATGKAMLATMILGADGVQVGSRFVASVESSAHEAFKKVVVDAKEGDTQLTLKELAPVRLIKNKFYNDIQALYKTGPTVEELKNLLGRARAKKGMFEGQLEEGELEIGQIAGLIHDVKPVSKIVEDMVQEYEEAKKRIPSL; from the coding sequence ATGAATAACAGAATTACTGAATTATTTGATATTAAATACCCGATTGTTCAAGCGGGTATGATTTGGAATAGTGGTTGGCGATTAGCATCGGCAGCAAGTAATTCTGGTATTTTAGGGCTCATTGGAGCCGGATCAATGTATCCTGATGTTCTAAGAGAGCACATCCAAAAATGTAAAAAAGCTACTGATAAACCTTTTGGGGTTAATGTACCTATGTTGTATCCTAATATTGAGGAAATCATGGATATTATTGTAGAAGAAGGTGTGAAAATTGTATTTACATCTGCGGGGAACCCTAAAACATGGACGCATTGGTTAAAGGAAAGAGGGATTACAGTAGTACATGTTGTTAGTAGCGTGAAATTTGCTTTAAAAGCACAAGAAGCTGGAGTCGATGCAGTGGTTGCGGAAGGCTTTGAAGCAGGTGGACACAATGGTAGAGATGAAACGACTACGTTGACACTTATCCCTATGGTTAAAGAACAGGTTCGTATTCCAGTAATAGCTGCTGGAGGTATAGCCACAGGAAAAGCGATGTTAGCAACCATGATTTTGGGAGCAGATGGCGTACAGGTAGGGAGTCGGTTTGTTGCCAGTGTTGAAAGCTCAGCGCATGAAGCATTTAAAAAAGTAGTTGTTGATGCTAAAGAAGGGGATACTCAATTAACTTTAAAAGAACTAGCCCCTGTACGTTTAATAAAGAATAAATTTTATAACGATATACAAGCTTTATACAAAACAGGACCAACAGTTGAGGAACTTAAAAATTTATTAGGTCGTGCCAGGGCAAAAAAAGGCATGTTTGAAGGCCAATTGGAGGAAGGAGAATTAGAAATCGGACAAATTGCAGGCTTGATTCACGATGTTAAACCAGTATCAAAAATTGTTGAAGATATGGTGCAAGAGTATGAAGAAGCTAAAAAAAGAATACCTAGTTTATAA